In Pseudomonadota bacterium, the DNA window CAGTTTCAAAACGCCCCATTTTGGCCGATCTCTGCGTTGGGCTCAAATTTCAATCCTCGAAATACTAAATGTATTCCTGTGGTTGAAATTTTCGCCCGCCTTGAGCTTGACCAAACTGAAACGTTTTGAAAGTGGCTCTCTCAATTTATAATTCTTCTTGCAAGCGACAAAAGATCAGACCTGATTTTCAGATTAGATTTTTCGGCTGTTTTTAAGTTAATATCAAAACGTATTTTATTTTCTACCCTTACAAATCCTATGTTTCCACCTTCATCCACAAAATTTTTTATATCACTTACAGTAAGTACTTCTTTATTTTTGATGGCATTTAAGATACCGATAAGATTATTTTTCTCTGAAGTGCTTATGAAAACAACCTGACAGTCATTTATCTCTTTAATGTCAGATAATGTTCTGACAGACAGTTTCCTGCCTTTTATGAGTTTTCCCTCAATAGTTAGAAGTTTTTCAATTATGGGATCACGGCCCAGTACGCCTATTACAAACGGTTGGGATGAGGTATCTTTACTTTCTGTGGCAGGCCAGTCGACAAATTTGGCAAAATTATAAATAAATGCCGCCTTTAGTTTGGATTCCGTATTTAAAGATTCCGATGCATAAGTCAATGACGAAGGAATCGATACGGATATCATCAGA includes these proteins:
- a CDS encoding YfiR family protein — its product is MIIHNQNKYYKVFTANKVTKYILWVILILMISVSIPSSLTYASESLNTESKLKAAFIYNFAKFVDWPATESKDTSSQPFVIGVLGRDPIIEKLLTIEGKLIKGRKLSVRTLSDIKEINDCQVVFISTSEKNNLIGILNAIKNKEVLTVSDIKNFVDEGGNIGFVRVENKIRFDINLKTAEKSNLKIRSDLLSLARRIIN